The following is a genomic window from Pedosphaera parvula Ellin514.
TAACTGGCTTCGTATCGTGCCTTGCCACCGTCTTCGATGCACTGCTGCAACCCGCCAACAAAGCCATTCCCAACCCAACTACCACCACACGGCCCGCAGCTTCCTTTGCCCAAAACTGAATGTTCATCATCCAAAAAGAGTTACGAAAAACCAACTCCCGTCAATGCAAAACATTACCATGTCAAGCCTTAGCAACCATTTCCAGCGACAAAGGTCAGAATAATTAATATCTCAGCAGCCATGAAAATGCCCTTGCGATTTTCCGGCAAGGCTGCTTCATTAGTGGCGTGCCACGCGCTTATGGTGGAATTGGCAGACACGCTACTTTGAGGTGGTAGTGGGGTAACCCGTGCAGGTTCAAGTCCTGCTAAGCGCACCACTTTTCCTCAGGAAACTGAGAACTCTGGTGAATCCCGCACAGATTCCGCACAAAATCCCGCCGAATCTGGAGTTGAGAGTCAAAACGTAAAATTCCCAAAGAAGATTAAGTATCGAGGGCGCGTTCTGGCTAAGATCTACGGAAAGACCAAGAACTACCCCTTCTATCGCGTTTCCTACAACAGTGCTGGAAAACGACACCTCATTAGCTTTCGCACCTATTCCGCGGCGAAAGCCGCAGCCGATAGTAAGGTGAAGGAGATCCATGAGGGATCGCAAGCCGCCTCACTCACTGCCCCTCAATCTCGAGATGCCCTGGCCGCGCTTGAACGGCTTCAGACCTATTACCAATCCACAGGACGGAGAATTTCTCTTTTGGGTGCCGTATCCGAATACGTTGAAGCCGCCAGCAAACTTAACGGACAACCCAGCGATTTCGGCCGCCTCGACGAAGCTGCACCCCCGGGCCACGAGCAGGACGGCCAGCGTCCGGCGAAAGAGGCGCGCTTCCAAATCCTCAGCCATGGCCTTTGACAATCGCCGGCGATCTTGAGCAACAAATCCAAGTTCCCGGGCACACAGTGGCTTCCTAATGAAGCCAACTTGGCGGCAAAACACATGCTTGCAAAAACTTTTGTTAACTTACTTAGCGAAATGAACAGTTTCAGATCTGACCTGCGCCGCCTCCGGCAACATTTGCAACACGATGCGTGCTGCCGACTCGAGAATAGCATTGTTCGGTCGATTCACTTTAGCTGAACCAACCCGCGCCGGCTTGCGGTCGCAATGGCCTCGGTGCGACTGATTACATTCAGCTTGGCAAAAATGCTACGCAGATGGGATTTCACAGTGGTTTCGCTGATGTAGAGCTTTACACCGATTTCCTTGTTGCTTTTGCCGAGCGCCAGCAATGAAAGCACGGCCAACTCACGACTTGTCAGAGATTCGCTGCTGATGCCAGCTGCCAGTTTGGTCACCAGCGAAGGGGGAATGGAGGTTTCACCGGAATACACTTTGCGAATGCACTCAAGTAATTCCTCGCGCGCCGCATCTTTCAACAGATAACCCTTCGCACCGGCCTTAATCGCCCGGGAAATGTCGGCATCACTATCAAACGTTGTCAGTATTATCACCCGGGCGGAGTCAGTCATCCGTCGGAGCTCATCAATTACACCCACACCATCCAGGATAGGCATTCGCAGGTCCATCAGGACTACGTCGGGACGGTGTTCCTGCCACCGGGCTACTGCATCGCGTCCGTTTGAAGCTTGCGCCACCACACTCATATCTGGTTGTCGACCGATGATCGCGACCAGTCCTTCGAGAACAGTGACGTGGTCGTCCGCAACAAGGATGCGTATCTTTTGCGACTGTTCGTTTGCCGCTTGCTTTTTCGAAACTGTGCTCATAAATCTGATTACTGTACGTTTTCTGTAAGTGGCAAAATAATCAAAACCGCCGTACCTTCACCATTCGTGCTTTGAATGCTTAATTGTCCTCGCATGCTTTCAACACGTTCCCTGATTCCTAAAAGACCGAATCCATCATGTTGACGGGCTGGATCGAAGCCTTGCCCGTTGTCCTGTAGTTCCAATTGAAGCGCCTGGGCACTAAACACGAGCCGTGCTTTGAATTCACTGGCACGTGCGTGCCGGAGTGCATTGGTAAAAACTTCCTGCCCAATACGCAGAAGGTTATCCTCCCATTCAGAGGGGATTACACAAGGTTCACCCTGCAAATCAAATTTTGCCCGCATTGTTGTGCCTGCGGTCATCTTCTGGATCAGACCTTCCAGCGCTTTAAAGAGGTTCTTTCCCTCCAAGGCCAATGGCCGAAGTGCTCGAACCGAACGTCGCGCCTCGCGCAGGCTCTCGCGCGCAAGATCACCAGCACGATTGAGATGCTCCGCCACCTCAACGACCAATCCTTGGGACCCGGCATCTGCGGCCGCCTCCAACTGAACGATCACACCAGTAAATCCCTGGGCCAGTGTATCATGAATGTCGCGCGCCATCCGGTTTCGCTCCGCCATTACCGCAGCTTCGCGGCTTTGCTGGGAAAGTCGCATCAACTGAATTGCGAGCATGGCCTGATGGGCGAGCGCCTGAGGCAGTTCGATTTCCTCACGGCGAAAAGAACGCTTTCGTGTAAACCGGATGCTGACGATTCCCTCCACGTGCCCTGCGATCAACATCGGAACAAACAAAACCGTGCGAACTCCGAGTTCATGCAGGTATTTCTTGAGGGTGACCATCACTGGATCACGATCCGAGTCTTCCAGCATTTGATGCCCTATTGCGGGATCCGATCCAACCCAAATTCGGGCGGTTTCGCCTTCCATATCTTCCAGAACGGCATGCTGGTGTGTGCGAAAGATTTCTTCCCAGACCGGATGATTCAGAGCAATTTTTGAAATCGCCACGGAGGAATGAGATACGTTTCCAATACTTACGAAATGCCCGCCCTCAAGTAAGGCAACACGATCCAACCGCCGGCTGTCGCTGGTTCTTATCCATACGCTAATACTATGCGCATCGGATAGCTCAACTATTGCACGCAGCGCATGTTCCAGCAGTTTATCAGGGTTTGACTCCTGAGCCATTGAGTCCAGAGCATGCGACAGCGCATCGAGCTGCCCGCGGGCGAGGTGTTCCGAAGCACGCAATGCTTCAGCTGCCTGCTTGCGTTCCGTGATATCCATGACTGCGCCAGTAAACTCCAACTCTCCCGTCCCGGTTCTTGTGGGTTGAGCCAAAACCTGGACGTGCTTGATCTCACCGCCCTGCATCAGAAGGCGATGTTCAAAATTCAGGTTTGTGCCATCTCGTGTCGCGCGATCCAGTGCCTGTTGAACCGAGGCAATATCTTCCGGGTGAAGTCGTTTGAGCATAAGCTCCAGGCTGGGCCGGATTTTCGCGTCATATCCAAAAATAGAAAATGTCTCATGGGACCAAAAATGCTCTCCCGTCGCCACTTTCCAGCTAAAACTGCCGAGGTGACTGAGCCGTTGCGCCTCAGCCAACGAGGTTTCGCTATGACGCAACTGAGACTCTGCCCGTTTGCGCTCTTCGATCTCGCTCTGGAGGGAGTTGTTGGTGGCTGCCAGTTGGTCACGAGCCTTCTGCAATCTTTCCTGCCTGGCCTTTAGGCGACGGACACGCCAAATGTAAAGGCTGACAAGAGCAGTCATCACCAGTACGCCGCAAACCAAATGGAACCATGCGGTTTCGTAAAATGCCGGCGGGACGGCGAACTCAATCATGTCGCCTGTTTCATTCCATATTCCATCAGCATTGCAGGCAGTGACGCGAAATCGATATGTCTTGGGTTGCAAGTTCGAGTAGAAGGCCTGGCGTCGAGTTCCCGCGTCCTTCCAATCTTCATCGTAGCCCTCCAGTTTATACTTATAGCGCACCCGCGCGGGGTTGCTGAAACTAAGGCCAGCGTAATCAATCTCTATATCCCGGATCCCATGCGGAAATTTCAGATTGGCTGAAGGTATGTAAGTTCTCCCGCCAGCGATCACTTGCTGAATCCGAACAGGAGGAGGCAATGGATTCTTGGGAATATTATGAGTGTCGATCACGGCCAGACCGGCTGTGGTTGCAAACCAAAGTTTGCCATCTGCACTCTTGGTGGCAACCGGGTAGCCAGCGCCTCGGTAGCCATAGGGAAAATGCCGAACAACGCCCCGAAGCCCGTCGTTCAAATCATACAGTTCACCGGTAACCCGGCCTGAATCCGACATTGCGGTCTCAAGTTCGCTTGCGGTGAACCGGAGGATACCACCCGCGCCCGCCATCCAAAAATTTCCGTCATCATCCACCAAACCGGTAAAAAAATCATCAAATGCCAGGCCGTTCCGGTGATCCAGTGTTTGAAAACGACCGTTCCGAAAACGGCTGATTCCGCCCTTCCCCGCAAACCAAACATCTCCTTTGGAATCACTCATGATGGCTGTAATCTGCCCGGTAAAGAGGCCGTCCTTTCCCGAAAAAAGACGAAACCGTTCTCCCTCCCAGAGTGCGACCTCCCCGGTTGTAAGCCCAATCCACACTCGGCCTTTGCTATCAGTATGTGCCACAGATGCCCAGCCATCCGCCTCGCGGTGGAGTTCCGGAAAATTCTTCACCTCATGGTTAAGCAGGCGATACACACCCATGAATCGATCACACAACCAGAGACCTCCTTCTAGATCGCTAGTGATCGCCAGGACGTTCTTCATATGAGGCACTTCAGGCAAGAGTGTGGCAACATCGCCCTTGGGTTTGAGGACCGCGACACCGAGTCCAGTTCCAAGAATCAAATCGCCGCCAGGATCGGCATACGAGCACTGAACACTTCGAGAGCCAGCAGCTTTGCCCAAGAGGTCGAGCCAGCCACGCTCGAGGAATTGATTTTCCCTGGCATTGATTTGAATAAAGCCGCCTGGCCTCGCACCGACCCAAACACTTCCATCCAGTGTCGCCTGGACCGATAAATTCTGGTCAAAGGGCAGTCCCTCCCGAACGGATAAAGGCGTAATTTTATTTTCACGAAAGCAGTCCAGACCCGCTGAAGTCCCAAACCAGACAACTCCCTCCCGATCTTCGAAAATACAGTTCACGAGATCGCTCGAGAGGCCGTCTTTTTGAGTAAATTTTTCGACCGCGTCGCTGAACTGGCCAATGTCCTCGCTTCCCAGGGATGCCGTATTTCTAACCCGGCGCAGGCCATCGCCAACCGTGGCGATCCACAGGGTTCCATTGCGATCGACCAGAACCGATGAGGCTCCCACGCGAATCTCCGGAGCGACAAAGTGAATTTCCTGCTGATCGTGTGTGAATGCCCTCACCGATCGCATCGTCTGGGCCGTCCAGACTTTCCTATCCGGCGCCCGCGCCAGTTTCGCCGCCTCCGCAAAGCGTTCGTTACCCACTTGAAAGCGTGTCTCACCTTGGCGAAGAAACGCGATTGCACCTGGCGGGGTCTGTGTTCGATCGCTCAATGCGACCCATAGCGTGTTCTCACCATCCACCATCGCAGCCCAAACCGCTACGTCAGGAAGGCCGCTTTCGGGGCCGACTTTCCGCCAGTCTTCTCCAGTGAACTTATACAAGCCCAAGGAAGTACCCGCCCAAACGCCGCCATCCTTGCGTTCACAAAGCGCAAACACTCGCGCCCGCTCCGAAGGATTCCGCAGAACAAATACCTTGGAATGCCCATCGCGCAACAAAGTGACGTTTCCGACACTCCCAATCCAGAGGGAGCCGTCCCTGGTACCCAACAGTTCATCAGGCACACCCGGTAAAGCGGGTTCGCCCGCCTTGGGCTCCCACGCGGTGAACGCAGCGCCGTCAAATCGGAATAATCCGTTAAGCGCCGCAACCCAGAGATATCCTTCACTCGTCTGACAAATCGAATTGACCTGATCAACGCCATCCGCGCCTCCCCAGGCCCGATGTGAAAACTGTATTATGGACTTGTGAGAATCCAAAGCCAGCGCCTGACAGACAAAAAGCAAATACGCAACAGCCGTCCAGACCATTGCCAGGGAAAACGAAGTGTAACTGCGTACGCGGCACATGTTGCTCAAAACAATCCAGAAGAAATCTCGCGCTGCCGCTGATGCCAAACAAACACATTCTGGGTGGAATACTTTTTGTGCGTCAAGCCGAATCCATTGCCGCACTGGCGAATTCGCCGACGTTCCGGTTCTTGACGCCCGAGTTCAAGTTCAGTCTTTAATAACATAACTTGTCTGCCGCTGTGTCTGGATCATGCACGAAACGTAACTCATGGTACATCTTTATCTGATCTTACCAGATCGCAGGATTAAATGTCATGCCTCAATTGGCAGAAGCCGGTTTTAAAACTTCGTGTGAGCTAAAGCGTACCGACGAAGTCAAGGTTTACCCGCGGAACTCATTGTGTATAAAGCGGGTTTTGAATTGATCACTGGCATTCCGAGCCTATTTCGTGAACCACGCATTCTCCGGACAATGCGCTGAACCACCAGTGATCAAAGCAAATGCCCGCTGAAACCTCATTGGCTTAAGGGGGAGGAGTGGAGGCTTGTTCATGGTGGATGGGAAGTCGGACTTTGAAACGGGTTTCGCCGGGGCGGGATTCGAATTCGATTGTCCAGCAGGAGCATGGTTTCCCCCAGGTAGTTTCCCGGCTTGGTGACCGCCATGAGGATTGACTGGCGATCGTAGGTGCGCGTGATACGAACTTCCCCTTCGAGCAGGACATGAAAGAACCCGGTTCGTTCCCCTTCGGCACCCAGGACCGCGCCAGCCGGCACTTCAATCACTTCACCCGGTTCCAAGCAACCCAGTTGCGCATCGGTCAATCCGGCAAACAGAGGCGTGGAACGGACCTGTTGGAGTTCAATCGGGCTCATGGTCATAGCAGGCCGAGGTATTGGTGAACGAGCTTCACCGCCATGGCACCTTCCCCCACTCCCGAGGTGACGCCTTTGGCGGAGCGATGACGGACATCACCGGCAACGAAGATCCCCGGAACGCTGGTTTCGAGATAAAACGGATCGCGATCCGCAGTCCAGCCCGGTGGGCGCCGGGCGCCCGGAGAAAGTGCGGTGATCCGGCTTGGTAACGCTGGAGCGCGAGCCTAGTCTTTCGACTGTATGTGCGCCTCCACCAGCCATAGCAGTTTGTCCACGCCACGCGAGACTTCTGTGAACAAATCCGCAGTGTCCGCCTCACCGGCTTTGCCTGCTGTGTCAATTGCTGAGCGGGTGGAGGTGCCGAACTGCGCCAGCGCGCTTGATAGTGCCGAGACATGTCCTTGCCCGGATGCCAGGTCCAAGGGATAAGCTGCGAGCCGGGAATGCTTCGAGACGGTTTGAATCGTGCCTTGCGCGACACCGCCGAGTGCAACCAGGCGTTCGGCAATGTCGTCGGTGAACTCATCAAACTCCCCGGCGATTTTGTCGAACAGTTCATGCAGGCCGATAAAGTGCGGACCTTTGACATTCCAATGCGCTTGTTTGGCCTGTAGACCAAGATCGAGCGCATCGGCCAGTTGTTGGTTCAATAAATCGACCATCGGGCGGCGGCTCGGCTCGCGGATGTCGTTCCGGGTTTTGTTAAGTCGGGTGTTCATAAATAAGTCATGGAGTTTGATGATTGTCCTTCACAATGGAGTCCCAGGGTTTCGGTCAGATGAACTCAAAACGGGTTCGACAAGCCATGCATCGGCGGGAATTTGTGCCACGCCCGGATAGACTGTGTAAGCGGCCAGGTTTGCCAGGTTCACAACCCCTACTCCTCCACCGCGCAGCCGCATATGGACTGTAGTTTTGGATAACATGAACTGCATGAAGGACTGGCTCTCGGCCGACAGCTTGACCGGAAATTCGACCATGAGAAAAAGCGCCTTGCCTCCCACCATGCGCAACTTGAGAAATGACACCAGGAGATCGCCTACCGGCGTCGGCTGTTCACGCTTTGCCATCAGCTCTGGCTGGTCGAGGTGCACATGCTTTTTGAATTCCGCCTCCGACAATTCGACGATGTCGGCGTAGCCGCCAGGGAATTGCCAGCAATCATGGGTTTTCTGCAGGAAATCCACCCGCAGAACCTGGGCGGAGACAAACACGGACTTGGAATTCTCACCTGCCAGAACAAGCCTTGGTGAGGCAAATAACCGCGCCGGTTCCGTGCTTTCCCATATTTTGTGGCCCTGAGCTTTGTCCGCGGTGAAGGACTCAACCGAGCCGTCCGTCAAGTGAACACGAATGATGAAGTCTTGCTTTGGCAGTTCGGTACGGTCATTAGTTTTCATAGGAATTTTCTTTCTTTGAACCGCTTTCCGGACGCGGACTTAAGTCAGTGCAACCGCGCGCAATTCTGTCGGGTAATTGCGCTCTCGCCAGGCATCGATTCCTCCCAACAATGCCATTTATCGTTCCCTGCGTTTTTGACGCCTTTTGGATTTCTGCCAGGCCATCAAGCGCCTCCAGAATGGCCCGCTGTACGACTGGCTGCGAAAGGTTGCCCATATGGCCGCCCCGCTCAAAGAGTGTCGCGCGTGCTGGTCCGAATGTGGCCTCGATCCAATCAAGATCCTCAGTCGCCAGGAGAAAATCGTTCCGGTTCGCGATGACCCGGATATTATGGTTGTCCTGTAGTTCGGCCGAATAGGTGCGCAGATCCGTGCCCCGCCTCACCGTCTCCGGATTCGCAATCTCGATGCCTCTGGCCTGGTTATAAGGACTCACAAACTTATCGATATAATCCCAAAAGGAGTAATGCATGATTTCCTCGTACGCGGCGTGTCGTCTTGATTTTTTGAGCGGATGTTTCAACACGCCTTGATTGTGGCGCAATTGGCTGCTGAAAATCATGTCCCGCAGCGTCAAACGGAAGCCCAGGCCGATCAGGAACCTGCTTTCAATTTCGTTGAATGGCAGGACGGACCCTGGTGCCGGGGGGTGCGCGCCCAAGGCCGCAACCTTGAGCAGCGTGTTTTCAATGTTGGCGGTTCGCTCTCCGGCGGGCCAGGCCAATGGCGCCTGGTAAAATTGGTCCACATTGGTGACACAGTACCGCAAACGAACCGGGGCATCGATGGCGACGTAACGGTCAAATTTGAGCAATGGAGTGTCATTGGTGGCTGCTGTCGCTGCCAGGAACAACGTCTGGAATGCTCCCATGGAGTAACCCATCAGAGCCCTTGCGCCCAGGCGATGCGGATACAATTCCTCCAAACGGCGGTCGATCTGAGTCAGTGCGACGTGCACGTCGCGCACGCCGACGGGTGGATAGGATGGAAGGTCGGTGGTCGAGGCGTGCTCCATGAATTCGGGATGGAACGTGCTGCTGATGCAGACGGGGGAGAAACCGTTCTGGTAGAGAAGTTCGGCCAGCGCCAGCTCATTCCCGGCCAGGCGATGGGCGCCAAAACCAGGCACCAGATACACGACCGGCGCAGGGCCCGGTTGCAGCCAGAAGGTGAAGTCCAATTTCTTCCCGGTGGCGGGGATTAATACCGATCGTGTTTTGCCCAGGGCTGGAAATTCGGCGTTTGTATAAGTGAAGAAGATGGATTGCAGCGTTTCCAGCGCCGCTTCGTCTTTGCTTCCATCCACACGCCAGTCAACCCGCCGGTTTTCGTGCCCAAAGCTCCAGGCGTATTGCAGGATCGAATATGAATCCGCCTCGGCCTGGCTGAAGCGCACGGCCCCCTCCACGGTGTCACCGAAGTTATTGGCCGCGACCCCGGAACCGATGTAGCTATAGGGGGCAAAGTAGGTCAGCGGGTTGGCGGCCATGTCCCCGACCAGGCCGGTGGCGTCCCGCCCGTCGCTCGGTCCGAAAACCGGCAGCATCAGATAACACCCCGGCTGCCAGCCCCATTTCCTGAAGGTCTGGCCAAAATCCGCGTCGTTTTTGGGCACGCCCCAGTGCGTCGCCACATCGAAGAACCCGCCCACGCCCAACACGGTGTTACACAAACAACGTTCCGTTTCCTGACTCATCCCCACCCAGTTTCCTTGCAACATGTTATTGGCGAGTCGTCCCGGATAGGTCAGGTTTTTGCCCATATTCCCAATCCCCGTGCGCACGGGCTTGGCCACCACGCGCCGATACACCTTGGAGGTCGGCCTCACCAACGACGTCATAAAACCCGTGTTGAACCCCCAAATGGCGCGATTAAAAGGCTCAATGGGATCGTTGAACCCGGACGGAAGGACGATGGAATCTCCGGCAAGGCTGGGTGGAACTGTTTGTGGCGCCCCGTTGGTTGCCGCCGGCGTGATCGGCTGCCCCAGTGCGATTTCAATCATCAGGCAGCCCACAGCGGCAATCAACGGCAGTCTGGTTCGGGGTCTCCTGTGCGATTTGTAATGTGCTGGTTCCATAGGTTCGGTGCGATGGCTTTGGTCAGGTTGTGGGTGATTTGTCATTCCACCTGCCGCCCGGCGCGGTGGAGAAGGTCTGAAGGGGTTTGATCCAGAATCAGGTTCGTAATTGCTTTTCTTTTGGTGATGGCACCAGCGCATCCAGCGAGAATCGTCCGCCGCCCATGAACACGAGCGTCATTACGGCAAGCGTGTAAAGAATTGCCAGTTGTGGATCGCGACTGGCCAGCAGGTTCTGAAGAATGGCACCACTGAGGGCACAGACTAGCAATGCGGCATTTATTCGTGTGAACAGTCCAACGACGATAAACAATGAGCAGATTAACTGCACGAGTGTTGCCGCAACCGCCGACCCGAGTGGCGCTGGGAAGCGCATTCCTGCTACTTCCTCGGCCAATTTCCAGGGCGTGCCGTGCTGGAGATAGGCAATCCAGCCTTCCATTTTATGGAAACCATGGATGTAAAATATCATCAGCCCCGCCGAAACTCGGAAGAAAAGATGTCCGAGGCTTGCAGCTGTGCCGCTTGGTTCCACCGTCATGGACTTTTTAACCAGATCCATAAATACCTTAAAAGGCGAAACAGTCGCAACCCAACCCGAAGAAGTCGGCGTATTGGTTGCGGGCCATCTCGGCGGCGGTAAAGAGTTGTTTAAGCGCATGACCGCAACCGTGTTGATGGCAATCGGCGCTGTGGCGGTGCTGCTCAACCGGGACTCCGGCCCGCGCGGCCTTGCGGATGTCCAGCGGCGCGCCGTAACCACCGAAGATCTTAATCGGCGACCATTCCGGCAACACCGGAATCGACGGTGGCGCGTGAGAAACAAACTCGTCCGTGGCGTGAACAATCCTACCACCAACAACCGTAAGAACGGATTCGATACCTTTGATCTGATCCTCCGGCACAGAGAAATAATCTTCAGTGAGCACGGCGAAATCAGCCAATTGGCCAGGCGCAATTGCTCCTTTTCTGCCGCTCTCGCTTGAAAACCAACTGCTGCCCTGAGTATAGAGCCGAAGCGCTTCTTCGCGCGAGAGCCGGTTCGCATCGGGATACATGGAAACTCCGCCTACGGTTTTGCCGGTCACCATCCAATAGAGCGAGACCCATGGATTGTAACTGGCGACACGCGTGGCATCGGTGCCCGCGCCGACCGGAATGCCGAGCTTCAACATCTTCCGCACGGGTGGCGTGTGCTCGGCGGCTTCCTTCCCGTAACGATTGATGAAGTATTCACCTTGAAACGCCATGCGATGTTGAATGGCAATACCGCCACCCAAAGCCCTGACGCGTTCCAGGTTGCGGTCGGAAATGGTTTCGCAATGGTCGAAGAACCAGTTCAAACCTTTGAACGGCACTTCGCGATTGACTTCCTCGAAGACGTTCAGGAAACGCGTGATGCTCTCGTCATAGGTCGCGTGCAGGCGGAACGGCCATTTGTTGGTGGCCAGCAGCGATACAACTCCCTTCAATTCGCTTTCCAGCGTTTCGGGAAGATTGGGGCGAGGTTCGAGAAAGTCTTCAAAATCCGCTGCTGAAAACACAAGCATTTCCCCTGCGCCATTGCACCGGAAGAAGTCGTCGCCCCTGCCCGGCCCCGTCATCCTGATCCAGCGCGAGAAATCCTCCATTTCCTGCTTCGGTTTTTGCGTGAAGAGATTGTAGGCGATACGAAGCGTCATCTCGCCCCGCTTGTGCAGTTCTTCGATGATCGCGTAGTCTTCCGGGTAATTTTGAAATCCGCCGCCCGCGTCAATGATGCTGGTGAGACCGAGCCGGTTTAGTTCGCGCATGAAGTGACGCGTGGAATTCATTTGATGTTCCGGCGGAAGCTTCGGTCCTTTGGCAAGCGTCGCATAAAGAATTGTGGCATTCGGCCGCGCGATGAGCAGGCCGGTTGGATTGCCTTGGTGGTCACGCTGGATTTCACCGCCCGGCGGATTGGGAGTATCCTTGGTATAACCGCAGGCACGCAGCGCGGCCTGATTCAGCAGGGCTCTGCAATACAGGTGCAGAATGAAGACCGGCGTGTTCGGGGCGGCATCATTGATCTCCTGCAGTGTGGGCATTCGGCGTTCGGC
Proteins encoded in this region:
- a CDS encoding response regulator, which codes for MSTVSKKQAANEQSQKIRILVADDHVTVLEGLVAIIGRQPDMSVVAQASNGRDAVARWQEHRPDVVLMDLRMPILDGVGVIDELRRMTDSARVIILTTFDSDADISRAIKAGAKGYLLKDAAREELLECIRKVYSGETSIPPSLVTKLAAGISSESLTSRELAVLSLLALGKSNKEIGVKLYISETTVKSHLRSIFAKLNVISRTEAIATASRRGLVQLK
- a CDS encoding two-component regulator propeller domain-containing protein, translating into MCRVRSYTSFSLAMVWTAVAYLLFVCQALALDSHKSIIQFSHRAWGGADGVDQVNSICQTSEGYLWVAALNGLFRFDGAAFTAWEPKAGEPALPGVPDELLGTRDGSLWIGSVGNVTLLRDGHSKVFVLRNPSERARVFALCERKDGGVWAGTSLGLYKFTGEDWRKVGPESGLPDVAVWAAMVDGENTLWVALSDRTQTPPGAIAFLRQGETRFQVGNERFAEAAKLARAPDRKVWTAQTMRSVRAFTHDQQEIHFVAPEIRVGASSVLVDRNGTLWIATVGDGLRRVRNTASLGSEDIGQFSDAVEKFTQKDGLSSDLVNCIFEDREGVVWFGTSAGLDCFRENKITPLSVREGLPFDQNLSVQATLDGSVWVGARPGGFIQINARENQFLERGWLDLLGKAAGSRSVQCSYADPGGDLILGTGLGVAVLKPKGDVATLLPEVPHMKNVLAITSDLEGGLWLCDRFMGVYRLLNHEVKNFPELHREADGWASVAHTDSKGRVWIGLTTGEVALWEGERFRLFSGKDGLFTGQITAIMSDSKGDVWFAGKGGISRFRNGRFQTLDHRNGLAFDDFFTGLVDDDGNFWMAGAGGILRFTASELETAMSDSGRVTGELYDLNDGLRGVVRHFPYGYRGAGYPVATKSADGKLWFATTAGLAVIDTHNIPKNPLPPPVRIQQVIAGGRTYIPSANLKFPHGIRDIEIDYAGLSFSNPARVRYKYKLEGYDEDWKDAGTRRQAFYSNLQPKTYRFRVTACNADGIWNETGDMIEFAVPPAFYETAWFHLVCGVLVMTALVSLYIWRVRRLKARQERLQKARDQLAATNNSLQSEIEERKRAESQLRHSETSLAEAQRLSHLGSFSWKVATGEHFWSHETFSIFGYDAKIRPSLELMLKRLHPEDIASVQQALDRATRDGTNLNFEHRLLMQGGEIKHVQVLAQPTRTGTGELEFTGAVMDITERKQAAEALRASEHLARGQLDALSHALDSMAQESNPDKLLEHALRAIVELSDAHSISVWIRTSDSRRLDRVALLEGGHFVSIGNVSHSSVAISKIALNHPVWEEIFRTHQHAVLEDMEGETARIWVGSDPAIGHQMLEDSDRDPVMVTLKKYLHELGVRTVLFVPMLIAGHVEGIVSIRFTRKRSFRREEIELPQALAHQAMLAIQLMRLSQQSREAAVMAERNRMARDIHDTLAQGFTGVIVQLEAAADAGSQGLVVEVAEHLNRAGDLARESLREARRSVRALRPLALEGKNLFKALEGLIQKMTAGTTMRAKFDLQGEPCVIPSEWEDNLLRIGQEVFTNALRHARASEFKARLVFSAQALQLELQDNGQGFDPARQHDGFGLLGIRERVESMRGQLSIQSTNGEGTAVLIILPLTENVQ
- a CDS encoding cyclic nucleotide-binding domain-containing protein; its protein translation is MSPIELQQVRSTPLFAGLTDAQLGCLEPGEVIEVPAGAVLGAEGERTGFFHVLLEGEVRITRTYDRQSILMAVTKPGNYLGETMLLLDNRIRIPPRRNPFQSPTSHPP
- the dps gene encoding DNA starvation/stationary phase protection protein Dps, with protein sequence MNTRLNKTRNDIREPSRRPMVDLLNQQLADALDLGLQAKQAHWNVKGPHFIGLHELFDKIAGEFDEFTDDIAERLVALGGVAQGTIQTVSKHSRLAAYPLDLASGQGHVSALSSALAQFGTSTRSAIDTAGKAGEADTADLFTEVSRGVDKLLWLVEAHIQSKD
- a CDS encoding MlaA family lipoprotein, which produces MIEIALGQPITPAATNGAPQTVPPSLAGDSIVLPSGFNDPIEPFNRAIWGFNTGFMTSLVRPTSKVYRRVVAKPVRTGIGNMGKNLTYPGRLANNMLQGNWVGMSQETERCLCNTVLGVGGFFDVATHWGVPKNDADFGQTFRKWGWQPGCYLMLPVFGPSDGRDATGLVGDMAANPLTYFAPYSYIGSGVAANNFGDTVEGAVRFSQAEADSYSILQYAWSFGHENRRVDWRVDGSKDEAALETLQSIFFTYTNAEFPALGKTRSVLIPATGKKLDFTFWLQPGPAPVVYLVPGFGAHRLAGNELALAELLYQNGFSPVCISSTFHPEFMEHASTTDLPSYPPVGVRDVHVALTQIDRRLEELYPHRLGARALMGYSMGAFQTLFLAATAATNDTPLLKFDRYVAIDAPVRLRYCVTNVDQFYQAPLAWPAGERTANIENTLLKVAALGAHPPAPGSVLPFNEIESRFLIGLGFRLTLRDMIFSSQLRHNQGVLKHPLKKSRRHAAYEEIMHYSFWDYIDKFVSPYNQARGIEIANPETVRRGTDLRTYSAELQDNHNIRVIANRNDFLLATEDLDWIEATFGPARATLFERGGHMGNLSQPVVQRAILEALDGLAEIQKASKTQGTINGIVGRNRCLARAQLPDRIARGCTDLSPRPESGSKKENSYEN
- a CDS encoding DoxX family protein; this encodes MDLVKKSMTVEPSGTAASLGHLFFRVSAGLMIFYIHGFHKMEGWIAYLQHGTPWKLAEEVAGMRFPAPLGSAVAATLVQLICSLFIVVGLFTRINAALLVCALSGAILQNLLASRDPQLAILYTLAVMTLVFMGGGRFSLDALVPSPKEKQLRT